AGAGACTTGTGGTTCTGTAAGCCCCGGACATGAAGCAGGGTCCTGATGATGAATGAGTAGCAGACAACCATGGCAAGCAGGGGCAGGAAGAACCCCAGGGTCATCTGGGTGGCAAGAACCACAGTGGAAATGTTGTGGTAATTGCAGATGCACTTGTCGTGTTGGTAGACATCGCCATAGAGGATCTGTGGCAGGGACACCAGCAGGGACACCAGCCAGGCGGACAAGCAGATGGCCTTGCCCCAGCTCATCCGCTTGGCCTTCTGGTTGTAGGCCTTGGTGGCCCGAACCACCGCCATGAAGCGGTCCACAGTGATGCAGACGAGGATGAGCATGGACGTATAGAAGTTCAGGGTATAGACGCCCAGCAAGATCTTGCACAGGATATTGCCAAAGACCCATTCGTGGATGCTTGCATAGGCCCAGAAGGGCAAGGTGCAGACAAACACCAGGTCAGCCAGGGGCAGGTTCATCAGGAACACGTCCGTCAGGCTCTTCAGCCTCTGGTAGAAGATGTAGATGACCAGCACCAGGGAGTTCCCCACCAGGCCGCAGACGAACACCACGAGGTACATGCTGGGCAGGAAGAGCCTGCGGAACTCCAGGAAGTGCCTGTGCCGCTGGCTCTCGTCGCCAGAGACGTTGGAGGTCCTATAGTCAACATAGTCGTCGTCGTCGGTGGCCATGCCGCTTGCTCTGCTGCACACCTGTGAGTCAGAAACAGAATTTGTGTCTGGGGCTGAGGGCTCACCACCGCAGCCCACACTGCTCAGCTCCATACAGCGATCCGGCCGGTCCAGCACACGAGACAGCCAGTTCAGACGGGGCACGGAATTCCTCATTAGTCCTACAGTTCGCGGGGGCTCCCCCGTCCGGGATACTACCCGCATTCCACACAACCCTGTGCTGACTTTGAAGTCAAAGGGCACCTGTGGCACCACGGGGACAGTGCCCTTGGGCAGAGCAGCACAGCAGGGCCGTCTTCAGCTGCCCGCGCCTC
This window of the Saccopteryx bilineata isolate mSacBil1 chromosome 10, mSacBil1_pri_phased_curated, whole genome shotgun sequence genome carries:
- the CXCR6 gene encoding LOW QUALITY PROTEIN: C-X-C chemokine receptor type 6 (The sequence of the model RefSeq protein was modified relative to this genomic sequence to represent the inferred CDS: inserted 1 base in 1 codon; deleted 1 base in 1 codon), with the protein product MGWVSSNHKPRVFKTTQRKHGPHHREGEAXPAAEHSSSLDRTDTALRRVCSRASGMATDDDDYVDYRTSNVSGDESQRHRHFLEFRRLFLPSMYLVVFVCGLVGNSLVLVIYIFYQRLKSLTDVFLMNLPLADLVFVCTLPFWAYASIHEWVFGNILCKILLGVYTLNFYTSMLILVCITVDRFMAVVRATKAYNQKAKRMSWGKAICLSAWLVSLLVSLPQILYGDVYQHDKCICNYHNISTVVLATQMTLGFFLPLLAMVVCYSFIIRTLLHVRGLQNHKSLKIIFLVLAVFLLTQTPFNLVKLVGSTSWEYHTMTSFHYAVAVTEAVAYLRACLNPVLYAFVGLKFRKNFWKLVKDIGCLPYLGVSSQWKSSEDTSKTCSASHHAEATSMFQL